A single genomic interval of Catenulispora sp. GP43 harbors:
- a CDS encoding cupin domain-containing protein — protein sequence MQISRAPRTGVPASSEWITGDAVIEELAAPTGPSRTQVDSVRFAPGARTRWHHHPLGQVLVVTDGTALVQRRGGAVETVPTGDTVRIEAGEWHWHGATPDAAMTHLAIEELPEDGRIAEFAEAVTDDEYTAGRTDAADAQSETQAEPTPPMSRVIVMDQKLPEPLLTHRLEIRRITVAPGYAAGLHVHNGPVFGNIETGSAMYQIEGEQAVLLRPGDVFYEPEGVRIARFDAQEDGVTFFGYFPLADGVDAELVFPED from the coding sequence ATGCAGATCTCCCGCGCTCCCCGCACCGGCGTGCCCGCCTCGTCCGAGTGGATCACCGGCGACGCCGTCATCGAAGAACTCGCGGCTCCGACCGGACCGTCGCGCACCCAGGTCGACAGCGTGCGCTTCGCTCCGGGCGCTCGCACCCGCTGGCACCACCACCCGCTCGGGCAGGTGCTGGTCGTCACGGACGGCACCGCTTTGGTCCAGCGTCGCGGTGGCGCCGTCGAGACCGTCCCCACCGGTGACACGGTGCGGATCGAGGCCGGCGAATGGCACTGGCACGGCGCCACCCCCGATGCGGCGATGACCCACCTGGCCATCGAGGAGCTGCCGGAGGACGGCCGGATCGCGGAGTTCGCCGAAGCGGTCACGGACGACGAATACACCGCCGGACGCACGGACGCGGCCGATGCACAGTCCGAAACACAGGCCGAGCCGACGCCGCCCATGAGCCGAGTCATCGTCATGGACCAGAAGCTGCCCGAACCCCTTCTCACCCACCGCCTCGAGATCCGGCGGATCACCGTCGCCCCCGGCTACGCCGCCGGGCTGCACGTCCACAACGGACCGGTCTTCGGCAACATCGAGACCGGCTCGGCCATGTACCAGATCGAGGGCGAGCAGGCCGTCCTGCTCCGGCCCGGCGACGTGTTCTACGAGCCGGAAGGCGTCCGGATCGCGCGCTTCGACGCGCAAGAGGACGGCGTCACCTTCTTCGGCTACTTCCCGCTCGCCGACGGGGTCGACGCCGAGCTGGTGTTCCCGGAAGACTGA
- a CDS encoding TetR/AcrR family transcriptional regulator, whose translation MTTRERLIESTRTLLWERGYVGTSPKDIQHRAGAGQGSMYHHFSGKEELARVAIDRTAEEMRAGVDALLSGPGTPLERISAYLRRERDVLKGCPIGRLTQDPDVMDAPLLVAPVAETLTWLRERLAALVAEGVDDGELNPALDPAATAAAIVATLQGGYVLARADDDPEAFQQAVEGILALLGAPSAR comes from the coding sequence ATGACGACGAGGGAACGGCTCATCGAGAGCACCCGCACCCTGTTGTGGGAGCGCGGCTACGTCGGGACCAGCCCGAAGGACATCCAACACCGGGCCGGGGCCGGCCAGGGCAGCATGTACCACCACTTCTCCGGCAAGGAGGAGCTGGCGCGGGTCGCGATCGACCGGACCGCCGAGGAGATGCGCGCCGGCGTGGACGCCCTGCTGTCCGGGCCGGGCACCCCGCTGGAGCGCATCTCGGCCTACCTGCGCAGGGAACGCGACGTCCTGAAGGGCTGCCCGATCGGCCGGCTGACCCAGGACCCTGACGTGATGGACGCGCCGCTCCTCGTGGCGCCGGTCGCCGAGACCCTCACCTGGCTGCGCGAGCGCCTGGCGGCCCTGGTGGCCGAGGGCGTCGACGACGGCGAGCTGAATCCGGCCCTGGATCCGGCGGCCACGGCGGCCGCGATCGTCGCCACCCTCCAGGGCGGATACGTCCTGGCCCGCGCCGACGACGACCCCGAAGCCTTCCAGCAGGCGGTAGAAGGCATTCTGGCGCTGCTCGGCGCCCCTTCCGCCCGCTGA
- a CDS encoding LLM class F420-dependent oxidoreductase, translating to MTRPFRFGVNMITPADAGAWREKCRKAEAIGFDVITVADHLGMPAPFPALVAAAEATERPRLGTFTLNAGFFNPTLLAREVATTDQLTGGRLELGLGTGYVRAEHDTAGLPFGTPGQRVAHLRRTVEELERLARAEDFAPHPVQTPRPPLLIGGNGDRMLELAARHADIVAFTGAGFDPADPTGTPRAISAEQLDERVAAYRTFAADRAEPAELNLLIQMVMPAPDRRAAIRPHLDHVPHLTEDQALGLPILLIGTTEQMAEQVRAQRERYGFTYLTVLEPWMDTFTPVMEALRGE from the coding sequence ATGACCCGTCCGTTCCGATTCGGCGTCAACATGATCACTCCGGCCGATGCCGGCGCGTGGCGGGAGAAGTGCCGCAAGGCCGAGGCGATCGGCTTCGACGTGATCACCGTGGCCGACCACCTGGGGATGCCCGCGCCGTTCCCCGCACTCGTCGCCGCCGCCGAGGCGACCGAGCGGCCGCGCCTGGGGACCTTCACGCTCAACGCCGGGTTTTTCAACCCGACCCTGCTCGCCCGCGAGGTGGCCACCACCGACCAGCTCACCGGCGGCCGCCTCGAACTCGGGCTCGGAACCGGCTACGTGCGGGCCGAGCACGACACGGCGGGCCTGCCCTTCGGCACGCCGGGCCAGCGCGTGGCGCACCTGCGCCGCACCGTCGAGGAGCTCGAACGGCTTGCCCGGGCTGAGGATTTCGCGCCGCACCCGGTGCAGACCCCTCGGCCGCCGCTCCTGATCGGCGGCAACGGCGACCGCATGTTGGAACTGGCAGCCCGCCACGCCGACATCGTCGCGTTCACCGGCGCGGGCTTCGACCCGGCCGACCCGACCGGCACGCCGCGCGCAATCAGCGCGGAGCAGTTGGACGAACGCGTCGCCGCGTACCGGACGTTCGCCGCCGACCGCGCCGAGCCCGCCGAACTCAACCTCCTGATCCAGATGGTCATGCCCGCCCCCGACCGCCGCGCCGCCATCCGGCCGCACCTGGACCACGTCCCGCACCTCACCGAGGACCAGGCGCTCGGCCTGCCGATCCTGCTCATCGGCACCACCGAGCAGATGGCCGAGCAGGTGCGTGCGCAGCGGGAGCGCTACGGCTTCACGTATCTCACGGTGCTCGAGCCGTGGATGGACACGTTCACGCCGGTCATGGAGGCGCTGCGCGGGGAGTGA
- a CDS encoding chorismate mutase, with protein sequence MTSDLSTLQDEEASQDARSRLLELRASIDNLDSAVVHLLAERFKCTQQVGRLKAKHGMPAVDSDREAVQIKRLRSLAEEARLDPEFAEKFLNFIIDEVVRNHRAHQTQ encoded by the coding sequence ATGACGAGCGATTTGTCCACATTGCAAGACGAAGAGGCATCGCAGGACGCGCGCAGCCGCCTCCTGGAGCTCCGCGCCAGCATCGACAACCTCGACTCGGCGGTCGTGCACCTGCTCGCGGAGCGCTTCAAGTGCACGCAGCAGGTCGGTCGGCTGAAGGCGAAGCACGGGATGCCGGCGGTCGACTCCGACCGGGAGGCCGTGCAGATCAAGAGGCTGCGGTCGCTGGCCGAGGAGGCGCGGCTGGACCCGGAGTTCGCGGAGAAGTTCCTGAACTTCATCATCGACGAAGTGGTCCGGAACCACCGGGCGCACCAGACGCAGTAG
- a CDS encoding GntR family transcriptional regulator: MTGSQTRPARKVATAKRDRVRDHLLQLIDTAAPGTSLDSERDLAESLGVSRPTVRAALQDLARSGYLVRHQGRGTFTSPRKIDQALTGDGGDGAAALAAPSAEGTWTSHVVTFRTSAAGPSRATRFGIAADAPILRIVRVRLVEGEPIAIERLDVPAALVPNLKPADVESGNFYHLLRDRHGIKVCDAVQTMEPTVANPEQAELLDIEVYAPLLQVERTTKDTTGRVVEFAHSVYRGDRYRITTRLHLDATSG, encoded by the coding sequence GTGACTGGCAGCCAGACCCGCCCGGCCCGCAAAGTGGCCACCGCCAAGCGCGACCGTGTGCGCGACCACCTGCTGCAGCTGATCGACACCGCCGCTCCGGGGACCAGCCTGGATTCCGAGCGCGACCTGGCCGAGAGTCTGGGGGTGTCGCGGCCCACGGTGCGTGCCGCGTTGCAGGATCTGGCGCGGTCCGGGTACCTGGTGCGGCATCAGGGGCGCGGGACGTTCACCAGTCCGCGCAAGATCGATCAGGCGCTGACCGGGGACGGCGGGGACGGGGCCGCGGCGTTGGCCGCGCCGTCGGCGGAGGGGACCTGGACCAGTCACGTCGTCACGTTCCGCACCTCGGCGGCCGGGCCGTCGCGGGCGACGCGGTTCGGGATCGCCGCCGACGCGCCGATTCTGCGGATCGTGCGGGTGCGGCTGGTCGAGGGCGAGCCGATCGCGATCGAGCGGCTCGACGTGCCCGCCGCGCTGGTGCCGAACCTGAAGCCGGCCGATGTCGAGTCCGGCAACTTCTACCATCTGCTGCGCGACCGGCACGGCATCAAGGTCTGCGACGCCGTGCAGACCATGGAGCCCACGGTCGCCAATCCCGAGCAGGCCGAGCTGCTCGACATCGAGGTCTACGCGCCGCTGTTGCAGGTCGAGCGGACCACCAAGGACACCACCGGGCGGGTCGTGGAGTTCGCGCACTCGGTGTACCGCGGTGACCGGTACCGCATCACGACACGGCTGCATCTGGACGCGACCTCTGGCTGA
- a CDS encoding cellulose binding domain-containing protein produces MVLSQATSPHRHGSTDPTKEFPDMRHRPAPRRSLAAFTAAGVAGAFGLTAAVLTTTAHAAGAPAALAYHVGSTGSDMVEPWFTVTNTSGAALDLSTVKIRYYFTIDSAPSYQFTCEWAQIGCGNITGAIGTLAAPTATADHYLEVGFASGSLAPGASTGDMQLRMNAAGWAPVNQADDYSFNASQTSYAPSGTITLAVNGAIVSGTAPGGNPPPTSPSSSPSTSPSSSPSSGGGGGTPSGTLFDDFSYTGPSDPNLGAHGWAIRTGSGGPGVQNTWSADTFSFPSDSTAQGGHVMDLTASTDGTSSGTKQAEIDTTQQKFFEGTYAARVYFNDAPTTGPNGDHVNETFYTITPDNSLYSEDDFEYLPNGGWGGPANSMYTTSWYSADAMDRVTNDTIGSLQGWHTLVATVYGGTVTYYIDGKQVFSSTGKYYPREAMTIDFNEWFIDLPITGARTWNEKVNWVYYAKGVAQSPTDVQNAVNGYYKGGTHFTDTVPSS; encoded by the coding sequence ATGGTCCTCTCGCAGGCCACCTCACCGCACCGTCACGGCAGCACCGACCCCACCAAGGAGTTCCCTGACATGCGCCACCGCCCCGCCCCGCGCCGCTCGCTCGCGGCCTTCACCGCCGCCGGCGTGGCCGGCGCCTTCGGCCTCACCGCGGCCGTGCTGACCACCACCGCGCACGCCGCCGGCGCCCCCGCCGCGCTGGCCTACCACGTCGGCTCGACGGGCTCGGACATGGTCGAGCCCTGGTTCACCGTCACCAACACCAGCGGCGCGGCCCTGGACCTGTCGACGGTGAAGATCCGCTACTACTTCACGATCGACTCCGCGCCCTCATACCAGTTCACCTGCGAATGGGCGCAGATCGGCTGCGGGAACATCACCGGCGCCATCGGCACCCTGGCCGCACCGACCGCGACCGCGGACCACTACCTGGAGGTCGGGTTCGCCAGCGGCTCCCTGGCCCCGGGCGCCTCGACCGGCGACATGCAGCTGCGGATGAACGCCGCCGGCTGGGCCCCGGTGAACCAGGCCGACGACTACTCGTTCAACGCGTCGCAGACCTCTTACGCCCCGTCGGGCACGATCACGCTGGCGGTCAACGGGGCGATCGTCTCCGGCACCGCACCCGGCGGGAACCCGCCGCCCACCAGCCCGTCCAGCTCGCCGAGCACCAGCCCGTCGAGCTCCCCGAGCTCCGGCGGTGGCGGCGGGACGCCGTCCGGCACGCTGTTCGACGACTTCTCCTACACCGGCCCGTCCGACCCGAACCTGGGCGCGCACGGCTGGGCGATCCGCACCGGCTCCGGCGGCCCGGGGGTGCAGAACACCTGGTCCGCGGACACGTTCAGCTTCCCGAGCGACTCCACCGCGCAGGGCGGGCACGTCATGGACCTGACGGCCTCGACCGACGGCACCAGCTCCGGCACCAAGCAGGCCGAGATCGACACCACGCAACAGAAGTTCTTCGAGGGCACCTACGCCGCCCGCGTCTACTTCAACGACGCCCCGACCACCGGCCCCAACGGCGACCACGTGAACGAGACCTTCTACACGATCACCCCCGACAACTCGCTCTACAGCGAGGACGACTTCGAGTACCTGCCCAACGGCGGCTGGGGCGGCCCGGCGAACTCGATGTACACGACCAGCTGGTACAGCGCCGACGCGATGGACCGGGTCACCAACGACACCATCGGCAGCCTGCAGGGCTGGCACACCCTGGTGGCCACGGTCTACGGCGGCACGGTGACGTACTACATCGACGGCAAGCAGGTGTTCTCCAGCACCGGCAAGTACTACCCGCGCGAGGCGATGACCATCGACTTCAACGAGTGGTTCATCGACCTGCCGATCACCGGCGCCCGCACCTGGAACGAGAAGGTCAACTGGGTGTACTACGCGAAGGGCGTGGCGCAGTCGCCGACCGACGTGCAGAACGCGGTCAACGGCTACTACAAGGGCGGCACGCACTTCACGGACACGGTGCCGAGCAGCTGA
- a CDS encoding extracellular solute-binding protein, which translates to MRIRTSAALAVGSVLVLGVAACSSAGSGSSGSSNSGAQQAAIAGAGSGAGKTLTVWYMDGDLSDAATKAINDKFTASTGAQVKVEIQQWDGINTKIATALAQDNPPDVIEIGNTDVPLFAASSGLTDLTSVLTQLQAGQHWLPGLAGPATVDGHSYGAPLFAGNRAVIYNKKIWADAGITAVPTTYAQLTADLDAIKAKNTAPDFSAFYFPGRYWYGAMQFVWDAGGQLATQSGGKWTGQLESPQAQQGLQAWKDFIGKYSSKASQDVDTTAPDFNTLFAQGKTATILNSNVNKILKVDPSLKDELGTFPFPSATDGKTQPVFLGGSDLVVAAKSKNQALALAYLKAATDPGVQTSAIVGIDHWIPASSEVIDQSMGGLPDISKAFFTAAKTSVATPAVAGWATIESDKSINDFFADIATGRKSTADAAKTLDAHLDQALNAPAQ; encoded by the coding sequence ATGCGCATACGCACATCGGCCGCGCTGGCCGTGGGAAGTGTCCTCGTGCTCGGCGTCGCGGCCTGCTCCAGCGCCGGCTCCGGGTCTTCCGGGTCCTCGAACTCCGGCGCACAGCAGGCCGCGATCGCCGGGGCGGGCTCCGGCGCCGGCAAGACCCTGACCGTCTGGTACATGGACGGCGACCTGTCCGACGCCGCCACCAAGGCGATCAACGACAAGTTCACCGCCTCGACCGGCGCCCAGGTGAAGGTCGAGATCCAGCAGTGGGACGGCATCAACACCAAGATCGCCACCGCGCTGGCCCAGGACAACCCGCCGGATGTCATCGAGATCGGCAACACCGACGTCCCGCTGTTCGCCGCCAGCTCCGGCCTCACCGACCTGACCTCGGTCCTGACCCAGCTGCAGGCCGGCCAGCACTGGCTGCCCGGGCTCGCGGGCCCGGCCACCGTCGACGGCCACAGCTACGGCGCGCCGCTGTTCGCCGGCAACCGCGCGGTCATCTACAACAAGAAGATCTGGGCCGACGCCGGCATCACCGCGGTCCCGACCACCTACGCGCAGCTGACCGCGGACCTGGACGCCATCAAGGCCAAGAACACCGCCCCCGACTTCTCAGCCTTCTACTTCCCCGGCCGCTACTGGTACGGCGCGATGCAGTTCGTGTGGGACGCCGGCGGCCAGCTCGCCACACAGTCCGGCGGCAAGTGGACCGGCCAGCTGGAGTCGCCCCAGGCCCAGCAGGGGCTTCAGGCCTGGAAGGACTTCATCGGCAAGTACTCCTCGAAGGCCTCCCAGGACGTCGACACCACGGCCCCGGACTTCAACACCCTGTTCGCCCAGGGCAAGACCGCGACCATCCTGAACTCGAACGTCAACAAGATCCTGAAGGTGGATCCCTCGCTGAAGGACGAGCTCGGCACCTTCCCCTTCCCCAGCGCCACCGACGGCAAGACCCAGCCGGTCTTCCTCGGCGGCTCCGACCTGGTGGTCGCGGCCAAGAGCAAGAACCAGGCCCTGGCGCTGGCCTACCTGAAGGCGGCCACCGACCCCGGCGTCCAGACCTCGGCGATCGTCGGCATCGACCACTGGATCCCGGCCTCCTCCGAGGTCATCGACCAGTCGATGGGCGGCCTGCCGGACATCTCGAAGGCCTTCTTCACGGCGGCCAAGACCTCGGTGGCGACCCCGGCCGTCGCCGGCTGGGCGACGATCGAGTCGGACAAGTCCATCAACGACTTCTTCGCCGACATCGCCACCGGCCGCAAGTCGACCGCCGACGCCGCCAAGACCCTGGACGCGCACCTGGACCAGGCGCTGAACGCGCCGGCGCAATGA
- a CDS encoding carbohydrate ABC transporter permease: MNALPTQAPRRQGTPPHKPAAPDTPGAAGPRRPRQLQPYILLIPAIVLLAAVVGYPLVRLGVISTQGFGLRTLITGRATSVGGANYTAILHDSQLVPVLLRTVVFAATLVAGTVVIGFGAALMMVAAGRRLRVAMMLALLGAWAMPTVASTLVWQWLFQPTYGVINWLLTQLHVFGDLRQHDFLAGTTSGFVVVWLLVVWISVPFVALTLYAGLSQIPGDYYEAAAIDGAGYLRQLRTVTVPFLRPVLMLVTVLSVIWDFNVFNQIWILTKGGPDGATTTIAIWSFTQAFASQSYGQGAAIAVFSVVLLAVLVGWWVRRLVVSGEES; the protein is encoded by the coding sequence GTGAACGCGCTGCCCACCCAAGCGCCCCGGCGCCAGGGCACGCCGCCGCACAAGCCCGCCGCCCCCGACACCCCGGGGGCGGCCGGGCCGCGCCGGCCTCGCCAACTCCAGCCCTACATCCTGCTGATACCCGCGATCGTCCTGCTGGCCGCGGTCGTCGGCTACCCGCTCGTGCGCCTCGGCGTCATCTCCACCCAGGGCTTCGGTCTCCGTACCCTGATCACCGGGCGCGCCACCTCCGTCGGCGGCGCGAACTACACCGCGATCCTGCACGACTCGCAGCTGGTCCCGGTCCTGCTCCGGACCGTCGTGTTCGCCGCGACGCTCGTCGCCGGGACGGTCGTCATCGGTTTCGGGGCGGCGCTGATGATGGTCGCCGCGGGCCGGCGGCTGCGGGTCGCGATGATGCTCGCGCTGCTGGGGGCCTGGGCCATGCCGACCGTCGCCTCGACGCTGGTCTGGCAGTGGCTCTTCCAGCCGACCTACGGCGTCATCAACTGGCTGCTCACCCAACTGCACGTCTTCGGCGACCTGCGACAGCACGACTTCCTCGCCGGAACGACCTCCGGCTTCGTCGTCGTGTGGCTGCTCGTGGTCTGGATATCAGTGCCCTTTGTCGCTCTGACCTTGTACGCGGGCCTGAGCCAGATCCCCGGCGACTACTACGAGGCCGCCGCGATCGACGGCGCCGGATACCTGCGGCAGCTGCGCACCGTCACGGTGCCGTTCCTGCGTCCGGTGCTCATGCTGGTCACCGTCCTGTCGGTGATCTGGGACTTCAACGTCTTCAACCAGATCTGGATCCTCACCAAGGGCGGCCCCGACGGCGCCACCACCACGATCGCGATCTGGTCCTTCACCCAGGCCTTCGCCTCGCAGTCCTACGGACAGGGCGCGGCGATCGCGGTGTTCTCGGTGGTCCTGCTGGCCGTCTTGGTCGGCTGGTGGGTCCGGCGTCTGGTCGTGTCCGGGGAGGAATCATGA
- a CDS encoding carbohydrate ABC transporter permease: MTAKGRNRVLLNIGGSVFVLVWAFPLYWMVNTAFKPQHDILTTTPKFLPFPLTLANFADAVGKPNFGHYVVNSLIVTLSVVVVATVVGFLAALALARFRFVGRRAILVTIFGIQMIPAPALVIPMFLTMKNLHLLNNLLSLGLTYTAFVVPLTIWILRGFAQGIPVELEEAARLDGASPGQVIRHVMLPLLAPGIIATSIFAFITAWNDYIYAYVMMKDDAHYTLPVWLATFSTNTGTDYAGLIAGSTLFALPAVVFFLIAQTRLTAGMTAGAVKG, encoded by the coding sequence ATGACAGCCAAGGGCCGCAACCGGGTCCTGCTGAACATCGGCGGCTCGGTCTTCGTCCTGGTCTGGGCGTTCCCGCTGTACTGGATGGTCAACACCGCCTTCAAGCCGCAGCACGACATCCTCACCACCACCCCGAAGTTCCTGCCGTTCCCGCTGACGCTGGCCAACTTCGCCGACGCCGTCGGCAAGCCGAACTTCGGCCACTACGTCGTCAACAGCCTCATCGTGACGCTGTCCGTGGTGGTCGTGGCGACCGTCGTGGGCTTCCTGGCGGCGCTTGCCCTGGCCCGCTTCCGCTTCGTGGGCCGGCGCGCCATCCTCGTCACGATCTTCGGCATCCAGATGATCCCGGCCCCCGCGCTGGTGATCCCGATGTTCCTCACCATGAAGAACCTGCACCTGCTCAACAACCTGCTGTCGCTCGGGCTCACCTACACCGCCTTCGTCGTCCCGCTCACCATCTGGATCCTGCGCGGCTTCGCCCAGGGCATCCCGGTCGAGCTGGAGGAGGCCGCCAGACTCGACGGCGCGAGCCCCGGGCAGGTCATCCGGCACGTCATGCTCCCGCTGCTGGCCCCCGGCATCATCGCCACCTCGATCTTCGCGTTCATCACGGCCTGGAACGACTACATCTACGCCTACGTGATGATGAAGGACGACGCCCACTACACGCTGCCGGTGTGGCTGGCCACCTTCTCCACCAACACCGGCACCGACTACGCGGGCCTCATCGCGGGCTCGACGCTGTTCGCACTCCCCGCCGTCGTCTTCTTCCTGATCGCGCAGACCCGGCTCACCGCCGGCATGACCGCCGGCGCCGTCAAGGGCTGA
- a CDS encoding beta-N-acetylhexosaminidase, producing the protein MMIPRPAEYTARPGEFVLGPELNLHAGPGAERPADLLAAYLGAGRPRTAAGPAAAAATAISVGLDDGAHDHPHGYELRITPDQVTLAAPSEAGLFNGVQTLRQLLPAQALSADPAAAPAGDWRWPACHIRDAPRLAWRGVMLDVARHFMPIEFLHRLVDEIALHKLNILHLHLTDDQGWRVEIDGLPLLTEIGSTRTESMVGRAGSTVFDGVPHSGYYTRRELAGLVEYAAARGVTIVPEIGMPSHTRAALAAYPALGNHPDIRLPVWTSWGISEDILAVHDEALDFCRHVLSDVMTLFPSRNIHIGGDECRTVQWEHSEDARRRAAQAGLLDVAELLGWFLSRMQGFLAENGRRAVCWNDAVGVGNLDPGVVATAWLKPEHAAEAIARGHQVIVAPHEHTYLDYRQTGHPDEPPSADDRVLTLADAYFFDPLPTGLTAVGAAALDDASGGPGVLGTQAQLWTESAPTTEVVRHLLYPRLCALAEGAWSDERRDPADFAARLQHHLLRLAALGALPSARPEGWDPGAGLSMP; encoded by the coding sequence GTGATGATCCCCCGCCCCGCCGAGTACACCGCGCGCCCCGGCGAGTTCGTCCTGGGACCGGAGCTGAACCTGCACGCCGGTCCCGGTGCCGAACGTCCCGCCGACCTGCTCGCGGCCTACCTCGGCGCCGGCCGCCCGCGCACCGCCGCCGGCCCGGCCGCAGCCGCGGCCACGGCTATCTCCGTCGGCCTCGACGACGGCGCCCACGACCATCCCCACGGCTACGAGCTGCGGATCACCCCGGACCAGGTGACGCTCGCGGCGCCGAGCGAAGCAGGGCTCTTCAACGGGGTGCAGACGCTGCGGCAACTGCTCCCGGCCCAGGCGCTGTCAGCCGATCCGGCCGCGGCCCCGGCCGGCGACTGGCGCTGGCCGGCCTGCCACATCCGCGACGCGCCGCGCCTGGCCTGGCGCGGCGTGATGCTGGACGTGGCACGGCACTTCATGCCGATCGAGTTCCTGCACCGTCTCGTCGACGAGATCGCCCTGCACAAACTCAACATCCTGCATCTGCACCTCACCGACGACCAGGGCTGGCGCGTCGAGATCGACGGTCTGCCGCTGCTCACCGAGATCGGCTCGACCCGCACCGAGTCGATGGTCGGCCGCGCCGGATCGACCGTGTTCGACGGCGTCCCGCACTCCGGCTACTACACGCGGCGAGAACTCGCCGGGCTCGTCGAGTACGCGGCGGCCCGCGGTGTGACCATCGTCCCCGAGATCGGCATGCCCAGCCACACCCGCGCGGCCCTCGCCGCCTACCCGGCGCTGGGCAACCACCCCGACATCAGGCTTCCGGTGTGGACCTCCTGGGGCATCAGCGAGGACATCCTCGCGGTGCACGACGAAGCCCTCGACTTCTGCCGGCACGTGCTGTCCGACGTCATGACGCTCTTCCCGTCCCGCAATATCCACATCGGCGGCGACGAGTGCCGGACGGTCCAGTGGGAGCACAGCGAGGACGCCCGCCGCCGAGCCGCGCAGGCCGGTCTGCTCGACGTCGCCGAACTCCTGGGCTGGTTCCTGAGCCGGATGCAGGGATTCCTGGCCGAGAACGGCCGCCGCGCCGTGTGCTGGAACGACGCGGTGGGCGTCGGCAACCTGGACCCCGGCGTGGTCGCCACCGCCTGGCTGAAGCCGGAGCACGCCGCGGAGGCGATCGCGCGCGGCCACCAGGTGATCGTGGCCCCGCACGAGCACACCTACCTGGACTACCGCCAGACCGGCCACCCCGACGAACCCCCCTCGGCGGACGACCGTGTCCTGACCCTCGCCGACGCCTACTTTTTTGACCCGCTACCGACAGGTCTGACCGCCGTCGGCGCCGCAGCTCTGGACGACGCCTCCGGCGGACCCGGCGTCCTGGGAACCCAGGCACAGCTGTGGACCGAGTCCGCGCCGACGACGGAGGTCGTCAGGCATCTGCTTTACCCGCGCCTGTGCGCTCTGGCCGAAGGAGCGTGGAGCGACGAGCGCCGCGATCCCGCCGACTTCGCGGCCCGCCTCCAGCACCATCTGCTGAGGCTGGCCGCGCTCGGGGCGCTGCCGAGCGCTCGGCCGGAGGGCTGGGATCCCGGTGCCGGACTGTCGATGCCCTGA
- a CDS encoding NmrA family NAD(P)-binding protein: MSSLTVVTGATGNVGGALVTALVEAGMPVRAVVRAEADAARFAAAGAQTAIGDLNEPASLAAALEGAQALFLLPGYADMPGLYAAAREAGVGHVVQLSGVSAGSGDMSNAVTAYMVRSEQAAAESKLPYTVVRPSAFMTNALRWAGQVRDGDTVTLPFPSVATACLHPADLGAVIAAVIAEPDRYSGEVLLPTGPEALLPGDQVAILAGVLDRPLRFEGLTDEQAREAMVADGTPQPYIDAFLDFYAKGSLDESPVRTTVADVTGSAPRTFAAWAADNAAAFTRR, translated from the coding sequence ATGAGTTCTCTGACCGTGGTCACCGGAGCGACCGGCAACGTCGGCGGTGCGTTGGTGACGGCCCTGGTCGAGGCGGGTATGCCGGTGCGCGCGGTGGTACGTGCCGAGGCGGACGCGGCGCGGTTCGCCGCCGCCGGCGCGCAGACCGCGATCGGCGACCTGAACGAGCCCGCGTCGCTGGCCGCCGCGCTGGAGGGCGCGCAGGCCCTGTTCCTGCTGCCCGGCTACGCGGACATGCCCGGCCTTTACGCCGCGGCGCGCGAAGCAGGCGTCGGCCATGTCGTGCAGTTGTCCGGCGTGTCGGCGGGGAGCGGCGACATGTCCAACGCCGTCACGGCGTACATGGTGCGCAGCGAACAGGCCGCGGCGGAGTCGAAGCTGCCGTACACCGTGGTCCGGCCCTCGGCGTTCATGACGAACGCACTGCGCTGGGCCGGGCAGGTCCGCGACGGCGACACCGTCACCCTGCCGTTCCCGAGCGTGGCCACCGCCTGCCTGCACCCGGCGGACCTCGGCGCCGTCATCGCCGCGGTGATCGCCGAGCCGGACCGGTACAGCGGCGAGGTACTTCTGCCCACCGGCCCGGAGGCCCTGCTCCCCGGCGACCAGGTGGCGATCCTGGCCGGCGTCCTGGATCGGCCGCTGCGCTTCGAAGGACTCACCGACGAGCAGGCGCGCGAGGCGATGGTCGCGGACGGCACGCCGCAGCCGTACATCGACGCGTTCCTCGACTTCTATGCGAAGGGAAGCCTCGACGAGTCGCCGGTGCGCACCACCGTCGCCGACGTGACCGGTAGCGCGCCCCGGACCTTCGCCGCGTGGGCGGCGGACAATGCCGCCGCTTTCACACGTCGTTGA